The DNA window CCCTGCGGCCGCCGGAGCTGTCCGACCGGCTCTCGCTGAACTTCCGGCTGCCGAGTACGCCGGGCGGGCTCCGGCTGCGCGCCATCAGCGTGGAACGCGAGGGAATCAGGGCCGACCTGTCGGGTACGGGGCTGACTCTCGGGTCCTCCTGATCAGGTCCTCAGGGAGCGAGGGGCCTGTCGCGGGCCCCGGTCAGGGCAGTACGGCCACACCGTCCAGCTCGACCAGGGCCTGCTCGTCCCACAGGCGCACCACGCCGATGACCGCCATGGCGGGGTAGTCGCGGCCCGCCAGCCGGCTCCAGACGCGGCCCAGTTCCGGGGCGTGGGCGCGGTAGTCGGCGACATCGGTGGCGTAGACGGTGACGCGGGCAAGGTCGGCGGGGGCGCCCCCGGCGGCGTGCAGCGCCGTGAGCAGGTTGCCGAGCGCCTTTTCGAACTGGGCGGGCAGCGTGTCCCCGACCACCTTGCCGTCCGTGTCGAGCGCGGTCTGGCCCGCCAGGAAGACCAGCTGGGAACCGGTGGCGGTGACCGCGTGCGAGAAGCCGGAGGGAGGCGAGAGTTCCGCCGGGTTGAGCCGGTCGACGCGGTGCGGCCGGGGCGGGTGTGACGGGTGCTCGGGGTGGTGCGTGGTCATCGGTACAGCTCCTTCGCGATGATCGTGCGCTGGACCTCGGTCGCACCCTCGTAGATACGCGGCGCCCGCACTTCCCGGTAGAGGTGTTCGAGCAGGTGGCCGCGCTGGAGGGCGCGGGCCCCGTGCAACTGGACGGCGGCGTCGACGACGTACTGGGCGGTCTCGGTGGCGAAGAGCTTGGCCATGGCGGCGCGCCTCGGGACGCCGGGCGCGCCCGCGTCGTAGGCCGAGGCGGCGGCGTACACGAGCAGCCGGGCGGCCTCGGTGCGGGTCGCCATCTCGGCGACCTGGTGGGCCACCGCCTGGAGGTCCTTGAGCAGCCCGCCGAAGGCGGTGCGGTTCGCGGTGTGCTCGACGGCCGCGTCGAGGGCGGCCTGCGCCATGCCGACGGCGAAGGCGCCGACGCTGGGGCGGAAGAGGTTGAGGGTGTCCATGGCGACGCGGAAGCCGCGGTCCACCTCCCCGATGACATCCGCGCGGGTGACGGGTACGCCGTCGAAGGCGAGGGCGCCGATGGCGTGCGGCGAGAGCATGTCGAGCGCCGTGCCGGTCAGGCCGGGGCGGCCGGCGGGGACCAGGAAGGCGGTCACGCCGCGGGCCCCCGCGCCCTCGGTGGTCAGGGCGAAGACGGTGTAGAAGTCCGCCTCCGGCGCGTTGGAGATCCAGAGCTTCTCACCGGACAGGCGCCATCCGTCACCCTCCGGTACGGTCGAGAGCGAGAGCGCCGCGGCGTCCGATCCCGCGCCCGGCTCACTGAGGGCGAACGCCGCGATCGCCCGCCCCGCGGTCACTTCGGGCAGCCAGCGCTCCCGCTGGCCGTCCGTGCCCCACCTGGCCACGGGACTGGCCCCGAGTCCCTGGAGTGCGAGCGCGGTCTCGGCCTCGGTGCAGGCACGTGCGAGGGATTCCCGCATCAGGCAGAGGTCGAGGGCCCCTGAGTCGAACAGCCTTGCCAGCAGGCCGTGTT is part of the Streptomyces agglomeratus genome and encodes:
- a CDS encoding RidA family protein, coding for MTTHHPEHPSHPPRPHRVDRLNPAELSPPSGFSHAVTATGSQLVFLAGQTALDTDGKVVGDTLPAQFEKALGNLLTALHAAGGAPADLARVTVYATDVADYRAHAPELGRVWSRLAGRDYPAMAVIGVVRLWDEQALVELDGVAVLP
- a CDS encoding acyl-CoA dehydrogenase family protein produces the protein MPQFALEPQQQEWCERLRTLAANHLRPLAEKGEPGRVNRPLVAALGEHGLLARLFDSGALDLCLMRESLARACTEAETALALQGLGASPVARWGTDGQRERWLPEVTAGRAIAAFALSEPGAGSDAAALSLSTVPEGDGWRLSGEKLWISNAPEADFYTVFALTTEGAGARGVTAFLVPAGRPGLTGTALDMLSPHAIGALAFDGVPVTRADVIGEVDRGFRVAMDTLNLFRPSVGAFAVGMAQAALDAAVEHTANRTAFGGLLKDLQAVAHQVAEMATRTEAARLLVYAAASAYDAGAPGVPRRAAMAKLFATETAQYVVDAAVQLHGARALQRGHLLEHLYREVRAPRIYEGATEVQRTIIAKELYR